The following proteins are co-located in the Vidua macroura isolate BioBank_ID:100142 chromosome 29, ASM2450914v1, whole genome shotgun sequence genome:
- the LOC128820391 gene encoding G patch domain-containing protein 4: MSAPEPPGRGMLFAETQLKRHGWRRGQGLGRRQDGIAEAIRVKVKCDTAGVGHDAAEPFTFHWWDHVFNKAAANIAVEAGQDGISVKALSEQGGSISNKKPRKAGSSGSLLYGRFVKSATLTACGEETLPGSSGSSQEEEEEEKLDLSSVRRLTDEELVRACGGRTAHKGARHGLTMSAKLARLEEQERAFLATYRQRERQQEPPESSQGKKKKRKQSRDGASPEVLQSQEPNREQEEVLEEEKVVKRKKKKKKQGPSREEELTGEEEVMRRRKKKKKKVITESCGEEVSGEEGKVMKRRKKAELSPEEEVVEEEGKAAKRRKKKKQQQQEEEDTEEPAETDVALQETDEPNLGHSPTKKRKKKKRKREPE; encoded by the exons ATGAGCGCCCCGGAGCCGCCGGGCCGCGGGATGCTGTTCGCCGAGACGCAGCTGAAGCGGCACGGCTGGCGCCGAG ggcaggggctgggcaggcgGCAGGACGGCATCGCCGAGGCCATCCGGGTGAAGGTGAAGTGCGACACGGCCGGG GTGGGACACGACGCGGCGGAGCCCTTCACCTTCCACTGGTGGGACCACGTCTTCAACAAGGCGGCCGCCAACATCGCTGTGGAGGCCGGGCAG GATGGCATCTCTGTGAAGGCACTTTCTGAGCAGGGAGGCAGCATCAGCAATAAGAAGCCGCGCAAGGCCGGCAGCAGCGGGAGCCTGCTCTACGGCCGCTTCGTGAAG TCAGCCACGCTCACAGCCTGTGGGGAGGAGACActgccaggcagctctggcagcagtcaggaggaggaggaggaggagaagctggACCTCTCTTCGGTCAGGAG GCTGACGGACGAGGAGCTGGTGCGGGCGTGCGGGGGCCGCACGGCACACAA GGGTGCCCGTCACGGCCTGACCATGAGTGCCAAGCTGGCGcgcctggaggagcaggaacgAGCCTTCCTGGCCACGTACCGGCAACGGGAGCGGCAGCAGGAGCCCCcggagagcagccagggcaaaaagaagaaaaggaaacagtCCAGGGATGGAGCCAGCCCCGAGGTGCTACAGAGCCAGGAACCAAACAGAGAACAGGAGGAGGtgttggaagaagaaaaggttgtgaagaggaagaagaagaagaagaagcaggggccaagcagagaagaggagctgacaggagaggaagaggtcatgaggaggaggaagaagaagaagaagaaggtgatCACGGAGTCATGTGGAGAAGAGGTAtcaggagaggaggggaaggtcatgaagaggaggaagaaggcagAACTAAGCCCAGAAGAGGAGGTGGTAGAAGAGGAGGGGAAGGCtgcaaagaggagaaagaagaagaagcagcagcagcaggaagaggaggacaCAGAAGAGCCAGCTGAAACAGACGTAGCTCTACAAGAGACAGATGAGCCAAACCTGGGACACAGCCCtacaaagaagaggaagaagaagaagaggaagagggagcCAGAGTGA